DNA from Serinibacter salmoneus:
GGGCCAGGTGGCTCGTTGGATCCCCTCCGGAGTGCGCAACTGCCAGGGTGGGCGCTCACGCCGAGCGCTGCAGGCGTCGGGGACGAATCGGGGCACGTGGGTGACGTCATCACTGCGGGCGACATCGGCGATGCGGGCGATATCGGCGATGCGGGCGATGCCGGGAGCTACACCGTGCGTCCGGGGGACAGCCTCTGGCGCATTGCGCAGCAGTACGGCGCCGGTACCGTCGCCGAGATCGACCGGTCGTGGCGGGCGTGGTACGCCGCGAACCCCCAGATCGGCCCCGATCCGGACCTCATTCACCCCGGGATGCGGCTGACGCCCCCCTCACCTGAGACGGCGTCGTGACATGTCCGCGCTCCCAGTACCCGACGCCGACGCCCGCTCCCACCGCCCGGCGCCGCCACCACCGCTTCAGTTGCGTCCAGCCGGAGGCGGGAGTGCTCCCCTGGCGCCGGCCCCGCGCAGACACCAGGAGCCCCCCGACCCGCGGGTGTGGGCCGGGTCGCTGGTACGACTGGTCGCCGAGGTCATCACCGGAAACCGGGACGCGGCACACCTGCGGCGCTGGGTCGAGCCGGAGGTGTACGAGGGTCTCGCCCGCCGCGGCGGCCTCTACGTACGGCTGCATGGTCGACCGGCACGCCGGACCCATGCCCGCCCGCTCTCCGTCCACCTCACCCGGACCCCGCGCGGCGACTACCACCTGTGTGCCGTGGTCGACGACGGTCGGCGGGTCCGGGCACTGTCCGGTCGGTTCCACCTCCTCGGCCACCGGTGGGAAGCGGTGGAACTGGACGTGGGGTGAGGCCGACTACTGGGGCTTCTTGGCCTCCTTGGCGGCGCGGCGCCGCTCCTGCCGGTTCCCGGGTGCAGCGGCACCCGCCCCCTCGCGTGCGTTCGTCCCTGTCGCGCCGGTGGCGGCGCTCCCGGTGACCCTGGTGGCCGTGCCGTCCTCGCTCGGTGCCGAGTACTGCAGCCGTTCAGGCCGAACCGGTGCGTCCAGACCGAGGTCGGCGTCCCCGAGGACGTCCTCGTCCGCGGCCGGCAGGCCCTCACCCGCTCCGCTCTCAGCGGACTCGCCAGCGGCGTCGGATGCGGGGACGGCGGCGTCGCTCGCCTGGTCCGCTGCGGCCGGCTCGGGGCGCTTGACCTCGAGGTGGAAGATGTACCCGACGACCTCCTCGCGGATCGCCTCGTTCATCGCCTGGAACATCTGGAAGCCCTCGCGTTGGTACTCCACCAACGGATCGCGCTGCGCCATGGCACGCAGACCGATGCCCTCCTTGAGGTAGTCCATCTCGTACAGGTGCTCGCGCCACTTCCGGTCCATCACCGAGAGCACGACCCGTCGCTCCAACTGCCGCATGAGGTCCGGGGTGATCTCCTCCTCGCGGCGCTTGTACGCCTCCTCGGCGTCCGAGAGCACCTCCCGCAGCAGCACCTCCCGCGTCAGCTGAGCGCGGCCGCCCACCTCCCGCTCGAGATCGGCGATCTCCAGGTCCACCGGGTACAGCGGCTTGAGCAACTCCCACAGCTCTTCCAGGTCCCAGTCCGCCGGGTCCGGCGCCATGGTCGCCGCCGTGACCGCGTCGGTCAGCACGCTGCGGACGAACTCCTGCACCTGCTCGCTGAGGTTCTCCCCCTCCAGCACCCGGTGTCGTGTTCCATAGACGGCCTCACGCTGCCGCGAGAGCACGTCGTCGTACTTCAGCACGTTCTTGCGGATCTCGAAGTTGCGGGCCTCGAC
Protein-coding regions in this window:
- a CDS encoding Rv3235 family protein, with product MSALPVPDADARSHRPAPPPPLQLRPAGGGSAPLAPAPRRHQEPPDPRVWAGSLVRLVAEVITGNRDAAHLRRWVEPEVYEGLARRGGLYVRLHGRPARRTHARPLSVHLTRTPRGDYHLCAVVDDGRRVRALSGRFHLLGHRWEAVELDVG